Within Oncorhynchus nerka isolate Pitt River linkage group LG8, Oner_Uvic_2.0, whole genome shotgun sequence, the genomic segment TCTCCGAAGAGGGACGGGGTCGAGGTATCAGACAGTGAGCTACGGTGGCAGAACATGGTACtggtacaggtgagagagaaccccTTTAGTATCTTTATCCTTGATCTCCAACCCTGGTCTTGGAGAGCTAACGGGTGTGCTTGCTTGTTTATTTCACAGCCTAGCACTAAAGCATCCTCCTTCAGTTCTTTTGATTCATGTGAGTGGGTAGATTAGGTCAATTTTTCCTATGTTTTATTTTGGCAGGAGGTGAGCGAGAAGAATTTTCAAATCTCCCTgttggagctggagagagaccGCCTTTTGCAAGAGCTGAGTGTGCATCTAGGTGTGGAAGTGTAGTGGGCATCCTGACTGAGTTATTTGAGTTTGTACATTGCCATCAAGCCCATTTCACTTTTATCACACATGAGCGCACACACGCGACTGAACACCACTTCATAACTCTTCAACTAAAGTTATTCCAATCTATGTCCGGATTTCATTGTCTCTCATCACTGTAAATATGCTTGTAAAATAATAattcaatatactgtatgtacaaagACTGAGTGTGTTATTGTCTTGTTTTCTTCAGTCCTGTTGGCTGAATAACCAGGCTGACATGTAGGATTATCACCTCAGGCTCGTCCTCAAATTCCAAACCTATATGCAAATGCCAAGTGGTTTTAGCCTAATTATGTTTGTCTGTCATGTACCGCCTGTGAAACACAGAGCAACACCAAACATCCCCAGAAGGGGGCGGTAGACCCTCAGCTATGGTGAAAAGTGAAGGTGAATTCAGCATGCATATGCTGCAGTTCAAAATCTACAATCAGAACATAAGCAGAGACAAACTATAATATTTAGATGATTGtcaagttatatatatatattttttaaagagatTGAAAAGGTGTCTCCAAGTACACTGCAATCTGATACACCAACTCCTTGTGCAGTAGATTTGTCGCTAGTACCCTGCCAGCACCCTGTACCATCTCTGTCAACATTCATCATAGTTCACATTTCCGCCCCAAGCCTGTGAGGTTTCTGTCGATACACGTTACCACTCCTCCGCTGGTGGTCCCGCACTGATGTTACCTCAGCTGATAAGACTTATCTATCCTCTCTATCACTGACACATGGCtggctcgcacacacacacacacacacacacacctcacgaGGATAAACACACTAAGACAGCCATGCCCTGCACTCAGTCTATTTGCACAAACACTATCAGACTAAATATCATTCCCCTGTTCCATTCAGTATAGTGTGGCTGTATGCTGGCTTTTATGGGCTATCATGAACAGGAGCTTTGGGAATGTTACTTTGCGAATACTCGTGCAGTCTACTACATGGCAGCAGCCTTATTTATCTAACATTCTATTTCTTCCTTATGTTTTCTTCCTACTCCTGTTTGCATTGTTCGTGCTATCTTCTGGAGATGTGGACCAATCCTGTTGTGGGGGATTTTCATCAGAGAGAATGGCGGGATCATTGTCCCCCAGAGAGTGTTTATCCTGTACCTATACTGGCCCAGTGTCTCTGCTCACTTGTTTGGCCCAGAGAAGTGATGTTGCCGCTGTTTGTCTTGTGTTTGGAATTATACATATCCCACCAAGGACTTACAGTAATcccacacagagagcgagagaggcagggcACTGGGATGGACAGACCCAAGTACTGCACGTTTAGCGGGGCACATATCACGTGCTGTCGTTGGCCAAAGCTTTCAGATTATGACGACTGCCTGAAACTCGCATTTGAAAAGCAGCTATTGGACTGAGAGAGGAGGCTTTGCTCAGTCAGCGAGGCCAAGGAAAGTTGAATGCTACTGAATTGTCACATCAACACATCAAATACAGTTGCACACACTGTATTTGTAAAGTGCACATTTCTTTGACCCGAAACAATAATGATAAAATTGCATTCGTAAACGCAACCACGTACAGACCCTTTGTAACAAGACAAAAAGGAAACATCCATTACGGAAGATGCTTTCAAATAAGTAGGCCCCTGTTCCCTCTCTACAGACCGCCACTGAACCATCAAGAACAGGGTACCAGCACTCAGCTAATTATTGCTTCTAATTCACACTGCAGAGCCAAACAACCTTTTATTGAGGATGTCACGCTTCTATGACACTTGACAATCTTTCTTCCTTGCCAGCATGGTTCATTGACTTTCAACTCTGCTGGTCTCCCACTCAACCTATCCTGTACCCAACCTGTTGTGatgttttctttttgttttttttctgtgTTTTTCCTAGAGCTGTATTGATTTGTATCTATGGTTTTTCCTATGAAGGAGAATTAGGATATACGTGCACCCACTCCCCTGCAGGTCTGTAGTGGTGTGAAATGTAAACAGATACATAGTTTGGTGGCTTCCTCTCGAGTGCTGCGGGTTTTTAATGCATTCCACAGACTATTAGGATGGAGAACTTCCTGCACACCCTCAGATGGCACCCTCAGATGGTTACTAGCTTTGAAGTACTCGGGATGTCTAATAGACTTCACTGGGGGTCTAAATGAATCTATAACATCTCCAAGATGTATTACAGTAAAACAGTAGTGTTGTGTTTGCATCAACAAAGTCCTGTGTATTTTCTTTTCATGGCTGCCTGGCAATATCAGATAATGGatgtctttgtttatgacaaCTCGATAATGGTGTCCATTTTATTAACAAAGGGATACTGAAAGTACTGTACATCCTATTGTAATACTTGTTGTAATACAGTGTCCCAAAAGGGCACCAATACAAAGAAAAGAAGTGTCACTTTTCATCACTGCCAAAGATTatgctaaaatgtattaaaaagtgTCCAAAGTTTCAATCATCCACACATAATAAAGTGTGATAGATGTTTAACCTATTAgtcagagtgtagagtgtaaACAGACATGAGACACACACTTCCGATGGATACATCACTCCAGGCTCTCCTGTCCTCAAGGCATTGATGTTTGGGCCTACTCTCCCCTGGACCGAGTTCAAATGCTGAAAGGATGGATGACTCAAATCCACTTGCTTTCAGTCCATCACATCCGTGTCAAATAGCTAAGGATGAAATATTATTAATTGGCTCTAAAAAAAAAAGGTTGGggatcccccccccccattcattTTACTGGCACACTGAGTCACTGACACAACTGAAAATGTCATAAGGAATGTAGACCTACACAATTATATCTCTAGTGGCCTGTTTTCGAGTGTGATGAGATGACACTGTACATGAACAAGGAAGTGCAAAGCACGTACTGTACCTATGCAAAATATATTTGGGTTAAGGTCTAAGCCTCACACTGGTTTACAAAGGCAAACCAAAATACCCTAATGCCTAGGGCTCCATGAGAGAAGCATTGTGCAACTTTGAACCTGATTTAGCATCTGATAGCAGGCTTTACAGAGTCCACGGTGTCCATTGTCAAAATGCACTCTCTTGTTGCTTTTTGTCAAAATCAAGTAATCAAAATgttcattgaaattaatgatagAGTACACAGTTCATTCATATATAACTTTCATgtcatttctttttttttaaaccaaacTTCAACAAGGGTAGCATAAAGTGATAGGAAATACAGTTTATTCGTTTTACACAGTTCTAGAAACTCAACTCTCCACTGTCGCTGTTCTTTGACTCGCCGTCGCTGTAGCATTCTGTCATCTTTGGCACGGGCGCACGGCTGCGCATCTCTCCAGCTGACATTTCAGCTATCCCACCACTGGACACGTTGACATCTAACATACTCTGCAAGTGTTTTATGTAGTATATTGCAGCACGCAGTGTCTCCACTTTGCTGAGTCTTTTGTCCTCGAACTCTTGGGGAAGATGCTGCCGGAGCCGTGCGTAACCCTCGTTTACACAGCGCACCCGCTGCCGTTCCCTTTCGTTCCTTTTTCGAATGAACGCTGGTTCGAATGAATAGTCATATACACCGATGTGCCTGTGGAATGGGAAATATGAGAGACTCCCTGCGAATCTCTGACCGTACACAGGATCCAGGTAGGTTGTTGTGTTCAGGGGAAAGGGAAGTCCAAGCGTGTCCTTGTAATGCGCTTTCTGGTGATTCATGGAGAGGCCGAGCGCTATGGGTTGGACATATGGGATGCGCTCATATAATCCCTTCTTCTGTTCCGACATCTCTCTGCAAAGAAAAAAATAATTTAGGGTTGAATTATACTTATGATATAGGCTATTCATTATAACACAGTGCTATTTGATTAGCCTGTAAACATGGAAAGTATGAAGCTCATCCAACCCATGGTTGTATTGGAAATTATAGGCTATTTCTAACTTTCATGCGTCTTCATTTTCCCAACACCCAAAAGCCTTCGAAATTACAGTGTAAAATCCATGGCACAAACCAGAACATTTCCATTAATTCCACAATTGAATTCATGACCTGATCTTACCTCCTCACGGAGTCTTCATAATCATCTCTCATCGTGCGTTATCGCCTTTCCCCGTTTATGTTTGTCTATTGAAGTATGCAGCTGAAATTGTAACCTGTTAGAAAGAAAGTTGTCACATGCCCATTCCCTCTGTCTGTGACAATCTCTAGTTTTTGTTGGTTATCATGCCAGGTGGGTGTGATCCTATTCTGGGCGGGGAGAAAGGGATAGCAACACTTTCTCtcaaaacaaaactacagtatgctatgtatatgagtagacatgTATTACTGAACAAAATTGAATAATTGGGGATATACTTTTGACACCAACATGATAGGGATTAGTGGGGACAACGGGAGATAGAACTGTCAAACAAAAGCCATGTCTAATTTGCATATTGAATAAGCATCTAAGTCAATTCGTTAAGTTACGTTTACAGAGTTGTTGAACTGTGTAGCCTAAAAAAAACTTTAGGGTCcgtgataaaataaaataaaacagagaGGCTTTGGCAAATGACCTCAGATCAGATGTTTGTCCTGCAGCGCTGCATCTTGCTTGCGCATGCTCAGTGTGTCACGCTGTCATGGACCCGGAGAGGAAGCCTTTTGGTATGTTAGCTTTTGTTTTCTTAAAATGTTCACTTACTGTATGCTAACAAAATGTATATCTATTGCACGGATATATAACATCACAGCATTGTCTTTAAATCGTCAACTTGAGCTATACGCTCAAATAGGGATCGTAAGGTTTGTTAGATTAAATTGTTAGTTTTTCTTGATTCTCGtcaactagctaacgttactgttagctagctattcTTAGCAAGCTAGATAGATAAATAGCCAGCTAACTACAATGCCAGTTGTATTCATGTGGctaaaaggtgcaatatgcagaaatcgttTCTCATTTTCCTAATCGTTTGCCTAATTTAAGTTTGTGTCTAAACAAACAATGGATAGTGTAGATAATACTTTTTTTCATTAAACCAATAATTATTTTGtattgaagctggtgtacaaaaccgaaagtttAAAAAAACAACCTTCTTATACTTGCTTTCAACGAGAAAGACTGATCTATaagtcacatttctatgtgaatttggtcaggtcgcccacAAGTTAGCTTACATATTGCATATTTTGTTGATAGGGTCTCAGGTCAGTGGCTCTGATTTGGACTGTAACATGTTCTATGAAAGAGATATCTTGCTGTTAGATAGCTAACTCATGCATTGTGTCATATTTTGCAACATATTTTGGTGAATGTGACATGAAGCAAATTGATGATTGATCTCTATCCTCTCCAGCCGGCAGAATGCACACATTTCACACTATCTTGGATGAGCACACACTACCGAAGTCAGGTATCcaagcactgtgatagactttcCACACACATttcatgttttttgtttgtttgttgtcagCCTCAAATGGGATATTACACAGCTTTTTCTAACACCTTTGACTTTTGTTGATTCCTCTCCAGAATGAATGACATGAACCTCAGCCCTGTTGGGATGGACCAGTTAAGTGTGCCCTCTGTGAGTGCCAGTCATCTGGGTCTACCCACCTCCCCAACACACAACCCCATCACTACAACAGGTAAAACACATTCACTTATCTGGTGAAACTATATTTTCTTAATTTGTTTACATATTTATTGCAAATATAGTTGTTGATACAATGATCAATACATACATTTTCTTCAGGCATGTCTGTGGCTATACCCAGCCTGGGGCCCTCTCTTGGGTCTCTGCCCTCTGCTCTGTCGCTCATGCTGCCAATGGGTCCTCTTGGTGACAGAGGGGTCATGTGTGGCCTTCCAGAGAGGAACTACTCATTACCTCCTCCCCCCTACCCACACTTGGAGAGTAGCTACTTCAGACACATACTGCCAGGTAGGACGAAGCACTTCTCTTCACCACAGTATGTAATCTCCATTGTATCTCTCATGGATATCTTAAGGATTCATGATATTACACCATGACACCTTAGCTGATCTATTTGTACGTGGATTGGACatgatttctctttctctctatcaagGTATCCTGTCTTACCTGGCAGACCGGCCTCCCCCTCAGTACATTCACCCCAGCAGTCTAAACATGGATGGGACTCTCTCTGTGTCCAGCCAGAACCCCTCAGGGCTGGACCCTTACAATGGCCCTGGAGGGCCTCTTGAACAAGGCCTGGTGTCCCTGGACTCCCGTCAGGTTGGTGGCCAGGGAGACCTCCACCAGGGTGGGGGCCACGAGGTGCAGCTGGACTCTACAGGGCTGAACATGGAGTCCCGGGTCAGCAGCCCCATGTCCCCAGACAGGATGGGAGAGGACCTGGCCAACATGGAGGGGGTGGTGGGGGCTGAGAACCAGCAGCAGCTGGGAGGGAGAGGCCAGAACCATGAGGGCCTGGGAAGAGTTGAGTCCTCTGGGGGCGTGATGCCCCTGCACGGGCCTGGCCTGGAGCTTCCTGTGGGGATGGAGCCAGAGCACCTAGGGGGCCGGGTGGGGAACTCAGGGGGAGGCGGTCTGGGGGAGTCTTTACACAGCTCAGGGGAGCTGAACTCTGGGGTGGTGAGTGTGGTTCTCAACCAGTCCCAGCTGGAGCCTGTGTCCCTCCATGGTCATTCGGGCATGGGCCTAGAGTCGGTGAACGTGTCCCCCATCACGGCAGAGGTGTCCCTGGGGCCAGAGAACAGCCTGTTGCTGGTCAACTCCACCCTGCAGCTGGAGGACTCCACCTCCAACAAGGAGAACATGGTCACTGCCTTCACCATCTGTGAGTAAGAGGGAAGGGTGGTGGACATTTTGCTTTTGTGTTTACTTGTGCTGAGTTATTGCTGGGCCCGGTGGCTCATTTTGGTCTGTAAGGGAAATTTGAGCTTAGTAATGTATGAAGCTACACTAGCTTACTGTTGTTCTGTTCTCTTGATCCATTGGAAGCCTTTGAACTTCTGATCTGTATATCTTTGTCCTAACTTGTTGTTATACTGTGTTGGAGAACAGGGTGTACGCTGTGTGAGCGGTCGTATCCCTCCGACTGCCCAGAGCACGGCCCAGTCACCTTTATCCCAGACACGCCCATCCAGAGCAGAGCCCGTCTGTCTCTGCCTCGCCCGCTCTGCCTCCGCATCTCTGTAGCTGATCAGCCTTTAGGTATGGAAACCGCCGTGGAGATGCAAGCCTCAATTAATCGGGGCATGGATTCTTACAAGGTGTCAAGTGTTCCCCAGGAATGCTGGCCTgtgtcgactccaatgcttcccacagttttttcaagttggctggatgtcctttgggtggtggaccattcttcatacacaccttaaaactgttgagtgtgaaaaccccagtagcgttgcagttatagacacaaactggtgtgcctggcacctactaccataccccgttcaaaggcacaaatattttatcttgcccatttaccctctgaatggcgcgcacacacacacaatccatgtctcaaggcttaacaatcattatttagcctgtctcctccccttcatctacactggttgaAGGGGATTTAACAAGCGGcgtcaataagagatcatagctttcacctggtcagtctgtcatggaaagagcaggtgttcaaaatggtttgtacactgtgtattgatctgggcatttccatgtaaaaggagccatgagcaccaacatgtgaagttcataggagcatttaaaattgggtgtcaaatgaaagccaaGAGTccatatttttgttttttacattaaGACATATATACATTTTTCAACTATGTTCCTTCCTAAAAAAATTGAATAAGCAAAGGTTTTGATTTCTGGTTAAACAGATGGAAAATGGCTCTTAGAAACCCTCTACCAGGAAAAAGTCTTAAAAGGTATTATAAATAGATAAAAAGACAATAATATTgaagacccctgccaactaatatcaaaaCTTATATTTTGTTTTGGGAACATTTTCCTGCCTTCTGTAAGTTTTAAACATTTTGTGCCTTGAAATTCCGTTACCAAAAACGCACTTCTTTTACGATAttatctcatttctctccctaaTGAGGAGAGaagataatgaaagttcacagaagtaacaagtaaaggtCGACCTATCAATTAGTTTTTTTACTGATATTTTGTTTAGGAATTATTAAGTCATTTTAAATTCAAAGTTACCTAATCGATCATTTCCgcaattgaattggctacaatgggaaatcacAGTAGTCGCAAACCACAGTTGGGTTCACGAGATTGGACAGTACAGCACCGGAAAGAAAAGTATAGcttagtacagtagactacagtacagaaaagtatagtacagtagtgtCAAGTTCAGTACAGTGAACAGTAGAGCAACACGAGTTGAGTACACTaatgtactgaactgtactgttctgaactatactttgctgtactgtactgaactctactatactgaactatacattactgtactctactgttctgtactgtactctactctgagctctactgtgctgtactgtactctactgtgtttGCCGTACATTTTAAGTGAAACATCTGAGTCTCAGCGCAATTccgttactgtggaattgcccatCTATGAGATCTGCCCACTCAAAAACAACCTATAGCTTGTTTGCCCCTCATCAAAatctctatatgtgtgtgtgtgtgtctctcttaggAGTGTTTGCCCGAGACATCATACCTCCCAGGACCTGCTTTGGGCCCATGGTGGGTCAGCACTGTAGCAATGTAGACCTGCAAGACTGGCCAGACAAGGACACCCCTCAGATATGGAAGGTCAGTGGCTTCTACTATACACATCTCTTCATTTAGTTTTCAGATGACCTTATGATAGCATTTCATGGACTCGCATGCAATTCTATGTCAATTATGTGGATGAAGGAAGGCACCATTCTGACCAGTAGATGGTGGTGTTGTTTCAGATGTTCCACAACAACGTGCTGGAGTTCTGTATTGTGACCACAGATGAGAATGAATGCAACTGGATGATGTTTGTCCGCAAGGCACGGTAATTATCACTTAGTGAAGCCACCTCATGCATTTTGCTCAATGTTATCTTTGATCCAAAATGGCTTCCATTCAGATCTGTGGTGTCTCTGTGAGCAGGACCAGAGAGGAGCAGAACCTGGTGGCCTACCCTGACAACGGGAAGCTGTTCTTCTGCACGTCCACTGAGATCCTCCCAGACCAGGAGCTGCTCTTCTACTACACCAGGGACTACTGCAGGCAGATGGGGGTCCCTCAGGTCCCAGAGGGCCAGATGTGCCAGTGCGGCAAAGAGTGCCAGTCCTTCGCCGAGCTCAAGTCCCACCTGAGCAGCCACAACAACCAGGACCACCCCCATTCCCACAGCCCCAGCCAGGACCACCACCAGGAACACCATCAGGAGGGCAAGCTGCCCAGCGGTACCTCCagctcctcctcatccccctggcCCTGCCACTCCCACTCTAATAACACAAATACCTCTggctccaacacacactcacacagacactcgCTTGAGAGAAAGTACAAGTGCAGTATGTGCTCGCGGGCGTTCACCACGTCCACTAAGCTCAACGTGCACTTCATGGGACATGTGGGGATGAAGCCGCAcaagtgtgaatactgcagcaaGGCCTTCAGTGATCCGAGCAACCTAAGGATGCACCTCAAGATACACACAGGTAGGAGATGGGTGGTGTGGCCTGCAGCTAGGGGATGGGTGGCGTGGCCTACACTCACACGTATACACATTGACATGGGATCTTTCAACATAGCAGCTTAGCATTATCTGTGTCAgtctcagttttttttttttagattagTCAAGATATTATTAGTTGCTTTAAAAGACATGAGGGTTCtattgtatacagtaccagtccaaagttctttattttacattgtagaataatagtgaagatatcaaaaccatgaaataaaacatatggaataatgtagtaaccaacgAAGTGttcaccatttgccttgatgacagttttgtacactcttggcattctctcaaccagcttcaactggaatgcttttacaacagtcttgaaggggttcccacatgctgagcacttgttagctgcttttccttcactctgcgggccaagtcatcccaaaccatctcaattgggtttaggttgggtgattatggaggccaggtcatctgatgcagcaccatcactttccatcttggtcaaatagcctttacacagcctggaggtgtgttgggtcattgttctgttaaaaaacaaatgatagtcccactaagagcaaaccagatgggatggtgtatcgctgcagaatgctgattaagtgtgccttgaattctaaataaatcacagacagtgtcaccagcaaagcacaccatcacacatcctcctccatgcttcacggtgggaaccacacatgcagagataatccgttcacctactctgcgtctcacaaagacatggtggtttgatccaaaaatctcaaatttggactaatcagacccaaggacagattttcaccggtctaatgtccattgcttgtgtttcttgtcccaagcaagtctcttcttattggtgtcctttagtagtggtttctttgcagcaatttgaccaggaaggcctgatttacgctgtctcctctgagcagttgatgttgagatgtgtctgttacttgaactctgtgaagcatttatttgggctgcaatttctgaggctggtaactctaatgaacttatcctctgcagcagaggtaattctgggtcttccttgtGAACCAATTTCATCATGGCGCTTGATGGTTTTCGAGACTGCGCTTGCAGAAACTTATTGGACTAGGTCCGCATTGccggaccttcatgtcttaaagtaatgacggtcTGTTGttgctctttgcttatttgatctgttcttggCATTATATGGACTTGCTTTTTAACCAAATagcgctatcttctgtataccacccctaccttatcacaacacaactgattggctcaaacgcattaagaaggaaagaaattccacaaatgaacttttaacaaggtgcACCTGTTAACTGAAGTGCATTCCAGATaactaccttatgaagctggttgagagaatgccaagagtgtgcaaagctgtcatcaaggcaaaggttggctactttgaagaatctcaaatataaaatatattttgatttatttaacactttttttggttactacatgattccatatgtgttatttcatagttttgatgtcttcgctattattctacaatgtagaaaaatagtaagaaaaaaaacctggaatgagtaggtgtgtccaatcgtttgactggtactgtataaggtGATTGATTATATGGTCTACGTAGGCTTCTCATATAGGTTTTACTCACTCGAACGTCATGTGCTCCCACAGGTCAGAAGAACTACAGGTGTAATGTGTGTGAGAAGTCGTTCACTCAGAAGGCCCACATGGCGTCTCATATGGTGATTCACACGGGGGCCAAGAACTTCAAGTGTGACCTGTGTGACAGGATGTTCATCAGGAAGCAGGACCTCAAGCAGCACATGTTCACACATACACAGTAAGTCAACTAAACCAAGCTATTGACATGAGTAGTATGGGGAAAAAGTCTCTGCTCTAGTTAATAGCCTGTAACTAGGGCCCAAAGATTCTGCTCAGGTCACATGGCCAGGGAAAACTCCTGGACACCAGATGTAAACATATTTTATAAAGTATCTGGATTTCCATCGGTCTCTTTTCCTCTGTTCTTATTGGCATTTCCCCTTCTATCCCTCTGCACTCTTTTCTCCACCCCTTTCCCGTCATCATTCCCAACGCACAGAGAGCGACAGATCCACTGCCCCAAGTGTGACAAACATTTCTTGAGGACCAACCACT encodes:
- the LOC115133184 gene encoding achaete-scute homolog 3-like, giving the protein MRDDYEDSVRREMSEQKKGLYERIPYVQPIALGLSMNHQKAHYKDTLGLPFPLNTTTYLDPVYGQRFAGSLSYFPFHRHIGVYDYSFEPAFIRKRNERERQRVRCVNEGYARLRQHLPQEFEDKRLSKVETLRAAIYYIKHLQSMLDVNVSSGGIAEMSAGEMRSRAPVPKMTECYSDGESKNSDSGELSF
- the LOC115133181 gene encoding PR domain zinc finger protein 4-like, which produces MNDMNLSPVGMDQLSVPSVSASHLGLPTSPTHNPITTTGMSVAIPSLGPSLGSLPSALSLMLPMGPLGDRGVMCGLPERNYSLPPPPYPHLESSYFRHILPGILSYLADRPPPQYIHPSSLNMDGTLSVSSQNPSGLDPYNGPGGPLEQGLVSLDSRQVGGQGDLHQGGGHEVQLDSTGLNMESRVSSPMSPDRMGEDLANMEGVVGAENQQQLGGRGQNHEGLGRVESSGGVMPLHGPGLELPVGMEPEHLGGRVGNSGGGGLGESLHSSGELNSGVVSVVLNQSQLEPVSLHGHSGMGLESVNVSPITAEVSLGPENSLLLVNSTLQLEDSTSNKENMVTAFTIWCTLCERSYPSDCPEHGPVTFIPDTPIQSRARLSLPRPLCLRISVADQPLGVFARDIIPPRTCFGPMVGQHCSNVDLQDWPDKDTPQIWKMFHNNVLEFCIVTTDENECNWMMFVRKARTREEQNLVAYPDNGKLFFCTSTEILPDQELLFYYTRDYCRQMGVPQVPEGQMCQCGKECQSFAELKSHLSSHNNQDHPHSHSPSQDHHQEHHQEGKLPSGTSSSSSSPWPCHSHSNNTNTSGSNTHSHRHSLERKYKCSMCSRAFTTSTKLNVHFMGHVGMKPHKCEYCSKAFSDPSNLRMHLKIHTGQKNYRCNVCEKSFTQKAHMASHMVIHTGAKNFKCDLCDRMFIRKQDLKQHMFTHTQERQIHCPKCDKHFLRTNHLKKHMNSHEGRRDYICEKCEKGFLTKYHLTRHLKICKGPKTDRGAQEEEDEDEDDDDDEDEEEVERLIDPDSREDCGLEGYDSEKALSPHN